A genomic segment from bacterium encodes:
- a CDS encoding xanthine dehydrogenase family protein subunit M gives TPPSRSGGAYLKLERKVGDFATAAVAAQITLSAIGACERVGIGLTNVGPTPIEARRAEEFLRGKRLDEGTVKQAAILAAEESQPESDLRGPAEYKRDLIRVLTGRALKKALERAGGGR, from the coding sequence ACTCCCCCCTCGCGCAGCGGCGGCGCCTACCTGAAGCTGGAGCGGAAGGTGGGGGATTTCGCGACCGCGGCCGTGGCCGCGCAGATCACCCTCAGCGCCATCGGGGCCTGCGAGCGGGTGGGAATCGGCCTCACCAACGTCGGACCCACACCGATCGAGGCGCGGCGCGCCGAGGAGTTCCTACGGGGTAAGCGGTTGGACGAGGGGACCGTCAAGCAGGCGGCCATTCTTGCCGCAGAGGAGTCCCAACCCGAATCGGATCTCCGTGGTCCGGCGGAATACAAGCGGGATCTTATCCGGGTGTTGACAGGCAGAGCGCTCAAAAAGGCGCTCGAGCGCGCCGGCGGGGGACGGTGA